In Bacillus thuringiensis, the DNA window AAGTTATGTTGGGATGAGTGTAACGGATTATATTCGAAAGAGAAGGTTAACTCATGCTGCGCAAGTTTTAGTGTCAACTGAGAGAACTGTTATTGATATTGCAGTGCAATACGGTTTTTCCTCACAAGAGGCATTTACTAGAGCTTTTAAAAGAATGTTTCAATTACCACCAAAGAAATATCGAAAGTACTTCCAGTCATTTTATATAGAAAGAGAGGGTGTTTCAATGCAAAAAGGTATACCGAAAGGATGGATCTTAAGTGGAAGTCATCCTGCTGAATATGAGATGGGTTTAGATTATGAAGTTGCCCATCAAGGAAAAGTAGCTGCATATATAAAAGCAAAAGAGAATGTTACGCACGGAGGGTTTGCGACATTAATGCAAATGTTCCGAGCAGATAAATATGTAGGTAAAAGATTACGTTTAACAGCATTCATTAAGAGTGAAAACGTAAGAGATTGGGCAGGATTGTGGATGCGAGTAGACGGAAAAGATACAGAACCGCTCGCTATGGATAACATGCAAAATCGCCCCATTAAAAATACAAATAACTGGCAATCGTACTCCGTTGTATTAGATATAAAAGAAGAAGCGCTTGGTATTGCATTTGGTGTTTTATTATCGGGAGAAGGTTGTGTCTGGCTAGATAGTATTCGATTTGATGAAGTGGATGAAAAAATCCCTTCAACAGATTTGACTGAAAATTTTTATGAAACACTTCTAGAAGAGCCGGTAAATCTGCAATTTGAAGAGATAGAAAAGTAAAAAATAAGGAGAAAAGACATGCTCAAATATGTAAAACTAATAAGTATTAGTTTAGTAA includes these proteins:
- a CDS encoding helix-turn-helix transcriptional regulator, which encodes MHEEYKEMIKKAIKYIEDHLDEELTTEKVASHSAVSMYHFHRIFQSYVGMSVTDYIRKRRLTHAAQVLVSTERTVIDIAVQYGFSSQEAFTRAFKRMFQLPPKKYRKYFQSFYIEREGVSMQKGIPKGWILSGSHPAEYEMGLDYEVAHQGKVAAYIKAKENVTHGGFATLMQMFRADKYVGKRLRLTAFIKSENVRDWAGLWMRVDGKDTEPLAMDNMQNRPIKNTNNWQSYSVVLDIKEEALGIAFGVLLSGEGCVWLDSIRFDEVDEKIPSTDLTENFYETLLEEPVNLQFEEIEK